In Candidatus Binatia bacterium, the genomic window GCTCGCGCAGGCGCGGCTCGTAGCCGCCGTTGACAAGCTGGAGCGCCTGGGTGAAAAATTCGATCTCGCGAATCCCTCCGGTTCCGAGCTTGACGTTTTTCTCCAGGCCCGCGGCGCCGAGCAGCTCGCGCTCGATCCTTCCTTTCATCTCGCGCAGCTCTTCCACCGTGGTGAAGTCCAGGTAGCGGCGGTAAACGAACGGCTCGACCTCGCTGAGAAAACGGACGCCCAGCTCGCGGTCGCCGGCGACGGGCCGCGCCTTGATGAGCGCCGAGCGTTCCCAGCACTGCCCCCACGATTCGTAATACAGGAGCGCCGACGCCAGCGACTGCACGATCGGTCCCTGGCGGCCGAGCGGGCGGAGACGCAAATCGGTGCGGAAAACGAAGCCGTTCTCGGTGACTTCTCCCATCATGCGCGTGATCGCTTCGGCGACCCGGGTGAAAAATTCACGCGGCGTGGTTTTCCCTTTGGCGTTGCCCTCGCTTTCGCCGTCGTCTTCCTCATAGAGATAGACGATGTCGATGTCGGAGCTGAAATTCAGCTCCCCGCCGCCCAGTTTTCCCATGCCGAGAATGACGAAGCTTTGTTGCCGGAAATTACCCGGCAGGCGCAGAACGCCGAATTCCTTCTCCGCAGCGGCCCGGCAAAAGCGGTAGGCGACCTCGAGAGAGCCCTCCGCGAGGGCCGTAAGCTCGCGCACGGTTTCTTCGACGGAATGTTGGGGAGCGAGATCCCGCGCGCCGATGCGAATATATTCCCGCTGTTTATGCCGGCGCAGAGCCGCGCCGACCTCGTCCAGAGAGCTTGCTTCGCTGAGCTTGAGCGAAATCTCCGCTATGTGGTCAGCGGCGCTCTTGTGTGGCGTGTGGATCTGCTCGTGGAATATCTCGGGCCAGCTCTTTCCCCGGCGGATCAATGCGTCGCTCAAATAGGCGCTGGCGCCCAAAAGCCGGATCAGCAGTGGAAGGTCGGCTGGCGGGAGGGCGTCGAGGCTTTTTCCCCCGCCGCTTTGGATCAATCTCTGCAGGTGGGCGCGGGCCGAAGCGGGAGAAGCGCTTTGCTTGATCAGCCGTTCGACGGCGGCGTTTCGAGACGGATTCGAAAAGGGCCTGCGGTCCACCCGTTAAAAGTAGTCCGCTTGGCTTCGAGTGGCAAGTTGTCAATTGGCGTTCTTACAACGAGAACAAAACTCAGCCTGCGGGAAGCGATCGAGCCTTGCGCGCTCGATCGGCTGATGACACGCGCGGCAAGAACCGAATGACCCGCTCCGGATGCGCCTCAAGGCGATCTCGATGCCCTGCAACTCGCGCTCAAAGCAGGCCGCGAGGCGGTTGACGAGGTGAGCTTCGCTTTGGGCGCGGGCCTGATCGAGCCAGTCGAAATCGGATTTAGCGCTCTCGCTCTCTTCTTCGAGGTGTCTTAGGAAGGGCAGGATCTCGTGTTTTCTTTTCAAGAGCTTCTCTTCGCACGTTTTAACGGCAACCGTATCCATGTAAACCTCCTTCTCGCTCGGTTGATTGAGCAAGATCCGTGCCCCTATTTTTTCATTGCCGAATTGAAGATATGCGACGCGGAGCCTCACTCAGTTGTCGGGTAATCCAGTCGGCGGCGCGGGTTTTTCCTACAGGAGCGCTGAAGTAGCAGCAATAAATTGTCAGCGGTGCCGTGAAGTTTAAACTGGGATAAGAGATGACGGCCGATTTCCCTCGGGTATTTACCGTAGGAGTGTAAACTAGTGCACTGTAACAGACGATTCGGCAACAGATGGTTTCCTCGCACTTCGACGAGCTCAGTGCGAACGGACTAGGAAAACGCCGTTCGTGGTGAGCTTGTCGAACCAGAACGGCGTACCCAAATTAAGTGATACAGTCCACTAGGTTGTATTCATTTTTCCGTCGCTATAAGGGATTAGGCGGAAGGAAGGAGGAAGTCCAATGACTATAGGAGTAGGTTCGCTCGGAATGATCTTGTTGGCTCTGTGGCTCATTCTGACGGGACTGTCGTCTTTTGTGCGCTTTGGAATTCCGTCCCGGGCGATGGGAGTTCTGGCGGTGATTGCCGGGATATTGCTGTTGGTAGGAAGGTAATTGCAGGTTTGAAGAAAAGCGCCTCACAACAAGGCGAAAGTGGGATGAAAAAATTTCTCCTTGCCGTGCTCTTGGCGTCGCTGTGCGGAATGAGACTGGATGCAGCCGAAGCGCAGACTCCTTCGATGAGCTTCTTTGTCACGAGCCA contains:
- a CDS encoding TraR/DksA C4-type zinc finger protein, which encodes MDTVAVKTCEEKLLKRKHEILPFLRHLEEESESAKSDFDWLDQARAQSEAHLVNRLAACFERELQGIEIALRRIRSGSFGSCRACHQPIERARLDRFPQAEFCSRCKNAN